A genome region from Mesorhizobium sp. B2-1-8 includes the following:
- a CDS encoding HlyU family transcriptional regulator — MSFLKRLFGGGEAAEPGSAAPAKQVEHKGFTISATPYKTEGQYQTCGVVSKEIDGVVKEHKFIRADRFAGLDDAVDISIKKGIQLVDEQGDRIFG, encoded by the coding sequence ATGTCTTTTTTGAAACGTCTTTTCGGCGGCGGCGAAGCGGCCGAGCCTGGAAGTGCCGCGCCCGCCAAGCAGGTCGAGCACAAGGGTTTTACGATCAGCGCCACGCCCTACAAGACAGAAGGTCAGTACCAGACGTGCGGCGTCGTCTCCAAGGAGATCGACGGCGTGGTAAAGGAGCACAAATTCATCCGCGCCGACCGCTTCGCCGGGCTGGACGACGCCGTCGACATCTCGATCAAGAAAGGCATCCAACTCGTCGACGAACAGGGCGATCGGATTTTCGGGTAG
- a CDS encoding class I SAM-dependent methyltransferase, which produces MQTVFDGQSLITAEAIAGGLPRGKIEHHSEAFETARAELALILLTTQQQVEQQKFPAEIVRRLLSLLNALRAKVHPDVWQALIPLAQNHPLQKYFLEDPLTHWSFTKPRGYSGDAQLLDYIYCDPHVAESVASASEIGKALYSHTQNVPSCVAARERRDLLTRYVDETAARNGSDTEVLAIAAGHLREANRSAALAEGGLKRWVALDQDPQSVGLIARDFQGTAVEAIDGSVRTVLTRGHKLGKFDLIYASGLYDYLQHNVAVKLTKTCLQMLKPNGTFLFANYAEGTPDAGYRETFMDWVLLLRSEVDMWNIINASVDRNTVEAQVYFGENRNVLYGVIQKRG; this is translated from the coding sequence GTGCAAACTGTCTTTGATGGCCAGAGTCTGATCACTGCGGAGGCGATCGCCGGCGGGCTACCGCGAGGAAAAATCGAGCATCACAGCGAAGCGTTCGAAACCGCTCGCGCAGAGCTGGCGCTCATCCTCCTGACGACACAGCAGCAGGTCGAGCAGCAAAAATTTCCCGCCGAGATCGTTCGCCGCCTGCTGTCGCTTCTCAACGCGCTGCGTGCCAAGGTCCATCCCGACGTGTGGCAAGCCCTGATACCGCTGGCGCAGAACCACCCGCTCCAGAAGTACTTTCTCGAGGATCCGCTGACGCATTGGTCCTTCACCAAGCCCAGGGGTTATTCCGGCGACGCGCAGTTGCTTGATTACATCTATTGTGACCCGCACGTGGCCGAGAGCGTGGCAAGCGCCTCGGAGATCGGCAAGGCGCTTTACAGCCATACCCAGAACGTTCCGTCATGCGTGGCGGCCCGGGAGCGGCGCGATCTTCTGACCCGCTATGTCGATGAGACCGCGGCCAGGAATGGATCGGATACCGAAGTCCTGGCTATCGCAGCAGGCCATCTGCGCGAGGCGAACCGTTCGGCCGCATTGGCCGAGGGCGGCCTCAAGCGCTGGGTCGCGCTCGACCAGGATCCCCAGAGCGTCGGACTGATCGCGCGCGATTTCCAGGGCACCGCCGTCGAAGCCATCGACGGGTCGGTACGGACCGTGCTCACCAGGGGCCACAAGCTTGGCAAGTTCGATCTCATCTATGCCTCCGGCCTTTACGACTACCTCCAGCACAATGTCGCCGTGAAACTCACCAAGACCTGTCTGCAGATGTTGAAGCCGAACGGGACATTCCTGTTCGCCAACTACGCCGAGGGCACTCCTGACGCCGGCTACCGGGAAACGTTCATGGACTGGGTGCTGCTGCTGCGGTCGGAAGTCGACATGTGGAACATCATCAATGCCAGCGTCGACCGCAACACTGTCGAGGCGCAGGTGTATTTCGGCGAGAACCGCAACGTGCTCTACGGCGTTATCCAAAAGCGCGGATAA
- a CDS encoding putative bifunctional diguanylate cyclase/phosphodiesterase, with protein sequence MSRPRSRSALGAEAAKEFGTRNPPQPGFVVNERASSRAAEAVASEPHDPRQELGAAELRILYRTEAQAKRRKEARPGLWIAVVIYVLFSVSDLLLIPDVAALTITARFAVGLTALLVLETQLRRGAATDWLDVTCAGAIIFGYLGWLYPASMGANKESVAYYMVFGTIFMMSANLFFTFRFKVSIITSTIILCILYVVNYFLPASLIYKMVFGTFYVSCFTFTSYVNWKLNEERYNVFLNALEAKIQHNEATERGKALLRLSRTDPLTGLENRRAIDEKLRDYWNDWQKLGHGFAAILIDVDFFKKFNDCYGHQEGDRCLIQVADALSELIKQYDGSIGRYGGEEFIVLARMDRKDQVADLAEAICRTIENLAIAHELRRDGVAIVTASVGAAFTRKQTAAKLEKIIHEADRALYLAKASGRNCVRLFDPTDPQSSDESENLAALLKIAIGQDLVSLVYQPIQDVASGRVDAVEALMRLKMLDGSLVPPSLFIPVAERTGAILELGRWAIRTVCAELLAQDHVRVVSVNVSPIQLKTPGFATSVATILGETGVTGNRLAFEITEGLEMEMHSDILRCISDLKLLGIRIWLDDFGTGFAGLSWLRLIDFDTVKIDRSFLHDCGTPKGMAMLQDIIALVRNRGHKILVEGVETEEQMLLMRQFGIDKVQGFHVGRPAPAANFQAKRAIQKRPFTVLKSA encoded by the coding sequence ATGTCGCGCCCAAGGAGTCGGTCTGCGTTGGGGGCAGAAGCTGCAAAAGAATTCGGAACGCGAAATCCCCCTCAGCCGGGATTTGTCGTGAACGAGCGCGCGTCATCCCGAGCGGCCGAAGCGGTGGCTTCGGAACCGCACGATCCGCGCCAGGAGCTGGGGGCGGCCGAACTTCGCATCCTTTACCGCACGGAAGCCCAGGCGAAGCGAAGGAAGGAAGCCAGGCCAGGCCTTTGGATCGCCGTCGTCATCTATGTCTTGTTTTCGGTATCGGATCTGCTGCTGATACCGGATGTGGCCGCCCTTACGATCACGGCCCGCTTCGCTGTCGGATTGACCGCACTGCTGGTGCTAGAAACGCAGCTTCGCCGGGGAGCCGCCACGGACTGGCTTGACGTAACCTGTGCCGGGGCCATCATTTTCGGTTATCTCGGCTGGCTTTACCCTGCCTCCATGGGAGCGAACAAGGAAAGCGTTGCCTATTATATGGTCTTTGGCACCATTTTCATGATGAGTGCCAATCTTTTCTTCACGTTCCGGTTCAAAGTGTCGATCATAACGTCGACCATAATTTTGTGCATCTTGTATGTGGTGAACTACTTTCTACCCGCATCGCTGATATACAAGATGGTATTCGGCACCTTCTACGTTTCGTGCTTCACGTTCACATCCTATGTGAACTGGAAGCTGAACGAAGAGCGCTACAACGTCTTCCTCAACGCGCTGGAAGCCAAGATCCAGCACAATGAGGCCACCGAGCGCGGCAAGGCCCTGCTCAGGCTGTCGCGGACGGATCCGCTGACAGGCCTGGAGAACCGGCGCGCCATCGACGAGAAACTGCGCGACTACTGGAATGACTGGCAAAAGCTTGGCCACGGTTTTGCGGCGATCCTCATCGACGTCGACTTCTTCAAGAAATTCAACGACTGCTATGGCCATCAGGAAGGCGACCGCTGCCTGATCCAGGTCGCCGATGCGCTCAGTGAGCTGATCAAGCAATATGATGGTTCCATCGGCCGCTATGGCGGTGAGGAATTCATCGTCCTGGCCCGCATGGACAGGAAAGACCAGGTCGCGGATCTGGCGGAAGCCATTTGCCGCACGATCGAGAACCTGGCGATCGCGCACGAGTTGCGGCGGGATGGCGTCGCGATCGTGACGGCGAGCGTGGGCGCGGCGTTCACCAGGAAGCAGACCGCCGCCAAGCTGGAGAAGATCATCCACGAGGCCGATCGAGCGCTCTATCTGGCAAAAGCCAGCGGCCGAAACTGTGTCCGGCTGTTCGATCCGACCGACCCCCAAAGCAGCGACGAGAGCGAGAACCTCGCGGCTTTGCTGAAGATCGCGATCGGCCAGGATCTCGTTTCGCTCGTCTATCAGCCCATCCAGGACGTCGCGTCGGGCAGGGTCGATGCCGTGGAGGCGCTGATGCGCCTCAAGATGCTGGACGGCTCCCTGGTTCCGCCGAGCCTGTTCATTCCCGTCGCGGAGCGGACCGGCGCCATCCTCGAGCTCGGGCGTTGGGCAATAAGGACCGTCTGCGCCGAGCTCCTGGCGCAGGATCACGTGCGCGTCGTCAGCGTCAACGTCTCGCCGATCCAGCTCAAGACGCCCGGCTTCGCGACATCGGTCGCGACCATTCTGGGCGAGACTGGCGTAACCGGAAACAGGCTGGCCTTCGAGATCACCGAGGGGCTGGAGATGGAGATGCACTCCGACATCCTGCGCTGCATCAGCGACCTTAAGCTGCTCGGCATCAGGATATGGCTCGATGATTTCGGGACGGGCTTCGCCGGCCTTTCGTGGCTTCGCCTCATCGATTTCGATACGGTCAAGATCGACCGCTCGTTTCTCCACGACTGCGGCACCCCCAAGGGCATGGCGATGCTGCAGGACATCATCGCGCTGGTCAGAAATCGCGGCCACAAAATCCTGGTCGAAGGGGTGGAGACCGAAGAGCAGATGCTCCTCATGCGCCAGTTCGGCATAGACAAGGTCCAGGGCTTTCATGTCGGCCGCCCGGCTCCGGCCGCGAATTTCCAGGCCAAGCGGGCCATTCAAAAGCGGCCGTTCACGGTTCTCAAGTCGGCGTGA
- a CDS encoding MFS transporter produces the protein MNLSYRWVIVAAGALMSCVAIGTMFSLAIFLEPMAIDTQWSRAGISSAMTLNFLVMGLGGFAWGALSDRFGARIVVTIGAVLLGLALVLASRAGSLLNFQITYGVLVGLAASAFFAPMIALTSGWFDTNRGLAVSLVSAGMGVAPMTISPLARWLISIYEWRTAMFDIGLMAWVLLLPAVLLVRQPPKPAASHAAAAPIAEGAGLTVGQALRSPQFIVLGLTFFACCAAHSGPIFHMVSYAMLCGVAPMAAVSIYSVEGLAGLGGRLLYGVLADRLGVKPVLIAGLAIQAIVIAAYLSISRLDQFYMLAVIFGATYGGVMPLYAVLAREYFGQRILGTVFGAATMLSSLGMALGPLAGGVIFDAYASYHWLFIGSALIGLGAAGIAIAFPPLPRRALQPA, from the coding sequence ATGAACCTTTCCTATCGTTGGGTCATCGTCGCGGCTGGCGCATTGATGTCCTGTGTCGCCATCGGCACGATGTTTTCGCTGGCGATTTTCCTCGAGCCGATGGCGATCGACACGCAATGGTCGCGCGCGGGCATTTCGAGCGCCATGACGCTCAACTTCCTGGTGATGGGCCTCGGCGGCTTCGCCTGGGGCGCCCTGTCCGACCGGTTCGGCGCCCGCATCGTCGTCACCATCGGTGCCGTGCTGCTCGGGCTGGCGCTGGTGCTGGCAAGCCGCGCCGGTTCGCTTCTCAACTTCCAGATCACCTACGGCGTGCTCGTCGGGCTCGCGGCCAGCGCCTTCTTCGCGCCGATGATCGCGCTGACATCAGGCTGGTTCGACACCAATCGCGGGCTGGCGGTATCGCTGGTCTCGGCCGGCATGGGCGTGGCGCCGATGACGATCTCACCCTTGGCCCGCTGGCTGATCTCCATCTATGAATGGCGCACGGCCATGTTCGACATCGGCCTCATGGCCTGGGTGCTCCTGCTGCCCGCCGTCCTTCTGGTGCGACAGCCACCGAAACCCGCCGCCTCCCATGCGGCCGCGGCGCCGATAGCCGAAGGTGCCGGCCTGACGGTCGGGCAGGCGCTGCGCTCGCCGCAATTCATCGTGCTGGGGCTGACCTTCTTTGCCTGCTGCGCGGCCCATTCCGGCCCGATCTTCCACATGGTCAGCTACGCCATGCTGTGCGGTGTCGCCCCGATGGCCGCTGTCTCGATCTACAGTGTCGAAGGTCTGGCTGGCCTGGGCGGACGGCTGCTCTACGGCGTGCTGGCCGACAGGCTGGGCGTCAAGCCGGTGCTGATCGCGGGGCTGGCGATCCAGGCGATCGTCATTGCCGCCTATCTCTCGATCAGCCGGCTCGACCAGTTCTACATGCTGGCCGTCATCTTCGGCGCCACCTATGGCGGCGTCATGCCGCTCTACGCGGTGCTGGCGCGCGAATATTTCGGCCAGCGTATCCTCGGCACCGTGTTCGGCGCCGCCACCATGCTCTCCAGCCTCGGCATGGCGCTGGGGCCGCTTGCCGGCGGCGTGATCTTCGACGCCTATGCCAGCTACCATTGGCTGTTCATCGGCTCGGCTCTCATCGGTCTGGGCGCCGCGGGCATAGCCATCGCCTTCCCGCCGCTGCCACGCAGGGCGTTGCAGCCGGCTTAA
- a CDS encoding Lrp/AsnC family transcriptional regulator: MKLDEIDKRILRALQRDGRMANNDLANEVGLSPSPCLRRVKLLEEAGVIDRYVAVLNPASIGKGLTFFTRIWLKTQDEDTIEHFATEVAKLPQVMECYLMLGDCDALVRVVAADINDYRRFQSEHLSRIKGVQNVKTDVPSWTIKYTSELPI, translated from the coding sequence ATGAAGCTCGACGAGATCGACAAGCGCATCCTGCGGGCGTTGCAGCGCGACGGCCGCATGGCCAACAATGATTTGGCCAATGAGGTCGGCCTGTCGCCCTCGCCTTGCCTGCGGCGCGTCAAGCTCCTGGAGGAAGCCGGCGTCATCGACCGCTATGTCGCCGTGCTCAATCCGGCCAGCATCGGCAAGGGTCTCACCTTCTTCACCCGCATCTGGCTGAAGACGCAGGACGAGGACACGATCGAGCATTTCGCCACCGAGGTCGCCAAGCTGCCGCAAGTGATGGAATGCTATCTCATGCTCGGCGACTGCGACGCCCTGGTGCGCGTGGTAGCGGCTGACATCAACGACTATCGCCGTTTCCAGTCGGAGCATCTGAGCCGCATCAAGGGCGTGCAGAACGTCAAGACCGACGTTCCCAGCTGGACGATCAAGTACACATCGGAACTGCCGATCTGA
- a CDS encoding AzlC family ABC transporter permease: protein MSISRAVETAGNGSESEFRRGVASCAPVLLGTIPYALVLGAQATQKGLSTVELSVMTGLNFAGGSEFAAIQLWTSPPHILLIVAITFLVNSRHLLMGAALAPFLRELPRRKVFPALFFMCDESWALGLTDAKQRAAVGIAPAFSPRYYMGAALAMYLAWVSFTTLGALLGPMLGDVGTFGFDMAFPAVFLVLMRGMWKSVAAARPWLVSLVVAALVYLFIPGAWYVAAGAVSGLLAAWLMAGDG, encoded by the coding sequence ATGAGCATTTCACGGGCAGTCGAAACAGCCGGCAATGGTTCGGAATCCGAGTTCCGCCGGGGCGTGGCGTCCTGCGCGCCTGTGCTGCTCGGCACCATCCCCTATGCGCTGGTGCTCGGCGCCCAGGCCACACAGAAAGGGCTGAGCACGGTCGAGTTGTCTGTCATGACGGGGCTGAACTTCGCCGGCGGCTCGGAATTCGCGGCGATCCAGCTGTGGACGTCGCCGCCGCATATCCTGCTCATTGTCGCCATCACCTTCCTGGTCAACAGCCGGCATCTGCTGATGGGTGCGGCGCTCGCGCCGTTCCTGCGCGAGCTGCCGCGGCGCAAGGTTTTCCCGGCGCTGTTCTTCATGTGCGACGAAAGCTGGGCGCTCGGCCTGACCGACGCCAAACAGCGCGCCGCCGTCGGTATCGCGCCCGCCTTCAGCCCGCGCTATTACATGGGCGCGGCGCTGGCGATGTATCTGGCGTGGGTATCCTTCACCACGCTCGGTGCCTTGCTCGGCCCGATGCTGGGCGATGTCGGGACCTTTGGTTTCGACATGGCGTTTCCGGCCGTCTTTCTGGTGCTGATGCGCGGCATGTGGAAGAGCGTGGCGGCGGCACGGCCCTGGCTGGTCAGTCTGGTTGTCGCGGCCCTTGTCTATCTCTTCATTCCCGGCGCCTGGTATGTCGCGGCGGGTGCGGTGTCGGGGCTGCTTGCTGCCTGGTTGATGGCAGGTGATGGATGA
- a CDS encoding AzlD family protein, whose translation MIDATTLLTVVLMAGVTYLTRIGGYVVLRNRVLGARATAVMEAAPGCVLISVIAPAFVSRNPADLAALAITLAAATRLSMLPTVLIGVASAGLLRHLIG comes from the coding sequence ATGATCGACGCGACGACCCTTCTGACCGTCGTGCTGATGGCCGGCGTCACCTATCTGACGCGGATCGGCGGCTATGTCGTCCTGCGCAACCGCGTGCTCGGTGCTCGCGCCACAGCGGTGATGGAGGCCGCGCCCGGCTGCGTGCTGATCTCTGTTATCGCGCCGGCCTTCGTGTCGCGCAATCCGGCTGATCTTGCGGCATTGGCCATCACGCTGGCGGCGGCAACGCGGCTTTCCATGCTGCCGACCGTGCTGATCGGGGTCGCTTCGGCCGGCCTCTTGCGGCATCTGATTGGCTGA
- a CDS encoding FMN-dependent NADH-azoreductase: MSILLVTSSPRGADSHSTRIATEFAQKLLAADPSNTLVVRDLVANPLPHIDADYAAGIFTPVEARTPRQAEVVGVSDDVLDELFAADTVILATGFINFSVSSTLKSWVDHVTRAGKSFAYGENGPKGFVTGKKVYVVLASGGIYSEGAAVQMDHAIPYLRTALGFNGMTDVEVVRIEGISKGPDAVTAALAKATAKVDALVAASRDVAAAA; encoded by the coding sequence ATGTCCATTCTTCTTGTTACCTCAAGCCCGCGCGGCGCTGACTCGCATTCGACCCGCATCGCCACCGAATTCGCTCAGAAGCTTCTCGCCGCCGACCCGTCGAACACGCTTGTCGTGCGCGATCTCGTCGCCAACCCGCTGCCGCATATCGATGCCGACTATGCGGCAGGCATCTTCACGCCGGTTGAAGCGCGCACCCCTCGCCAGGCCGAGGTGGTCGGCGTTTCCGATGACGTGCTCGACGAACTGTTCGCCGCCGACACCGTGATCCTGGCCACTGGCTTCATCAACTTCAGCGTCTCTTCGACGCTGAAGTCCTGGGTCGACCACGTAACTCGTGCCGGCAAGAGCTTCGCCTACGGCGAGAACGGCCCCAAGGGCTTCGTCACCGGCAAGAAGGTCTACGTCGTGCTGGCTTCCGGCGGCATCTATTCGGAAGGCGCTGCCGTGCAGATGGACCACGCCATCCCTTACCTGCGCACTGCGCTCGGCTTCAACGGCATGACCGATGTCGAAGTCGTCCGCATCGAAGGTATCTCCAAGGGCCCTGACGCGGTGACAGCAGCGCTTGCCAAGGCGACCGCCAAGGTCGATGCGTTGGTTGCCGCCAGCCGTGACGTAGCGGCTGCCGCGTAA
- a CDS encoding LysR family transcriptional regulator has product MQPNPTLDQLQILVAVADTGSFSAAGRKLNRAQSVISYGIANLEAQLGLKLFEREGTREPQLTEIGRAMLEDARRMVSVLQRIRSRADGHHHGLEAEVALSVDATLPSPVLVRVLKAFETKFPTVMLRLHIGTLGVIPDLVVNGQADLGIGGLLGDVDVHLVRIGFMSLVPAAAPNHPLALLPKPVALEDVREHTQLVVTDQSERTKGRDYGVFAYRTWRLTDVRTKHILMREGLGWGGLPRWLIADDLATGRLVELDLDPYKEVSSPLFAMHRNDRSPKPAAAWLIDRFKRGLGCFNEFEPGEVPEEEPETHGVSGSGI; this is encoded by the coding sequence ATGCAACCCAATCCAACCCTCGACCAGCTCCAGATCCTTGTCGCCGTTGCCGACACCGGCAGTTTCTCGGCCGCCGGCCGCAAGCTCAACCGGGCGCAATCCGTCATCAGTTACGGCATCGCCAATCTCGAGGCGCAGCTGGGGCTGAAGCTGTTCGAGCGCGAGGGCACGCGCGAGCCGCAACTGACCGAGATCGGCCGGGCGATGCTGGAGGATGCGCGGCGCATGGTGAGTGTGCTGCAGCGCATCCGCTCGCGCGCCGACGGCCACCATCACGGGCTGGAAGCCGAGGTGGCGCTGTCGGTCGATGCGACGTTGCCGTCCCCGGTGCTGGTGCGGGTGCTCAAGGCGTTCGAGACGAAATTCCCGACCGTGATGCTGCGCCTGCATATCGGCACGCTCGGCGTCATTCCCGATCTCGTCGTCAACGGACAGGCCGATCTCGGCATTGGCGGCTTGCTGGGCGATGTCGACGTGCACCTCGTGCGCATCGGCTTCATGTCGCTGGTGCCGGCGGCCGCACCCAACCATCCGCTGGCACTGCTGCCGAAGCCGGTGGCGCTCGAGGATGTGCGCGAGCACACGCAGCTTGTCGTCACCGACCAGTCGGAGCGCACCAAGGGGCGTGACTACGGCGTCTTCGCCTACCGCACCTGGCGCCTGACCGACGTGCGCACCAAGCACATACTGATGCGCGAGGGGCTGGGCTGGGGTGGGCTGCCGCGCTGGCTGATCGCCGACGACCTAGCTACTGGCCGCCTGGTGGAACTCGATCTCGATCCCTACAAGGAGGTGAGTTCGCCGTTGTTCGCCATGCACCGCAACGATCGCAGCCCGAAGCCCGCCGCCGCCTGGCTGATCGACCGGTTCAAGCGCGGGCTCGGTTGCTTCAACGAATTCGAGCCGGGCGAGGTGCCCGAAGAGGAGCCGGAGACCCATGGCGTGTCCGGCTCCGGCATCTGA
- a CDS encoding putative RiPP precursor — protein MKKTYEKPTLRKHGKLTARTAQIVVSGVTIIR, from the coding sequence ATGAAAAAGACCTATGAAAAACCGACGCTACGCAAGCACGGGAAATTGACCGCCCGCACCGCGCAGATCGTGGTTTCCGGGGTGACGATCATCCGATGA
- a CDS encoding TetR/AcrR family transcriptional regulator: MNRPVRTRTDPDEMRARILAVADEQFRRIGTHKTSVADIASELGMSTANVYRFFPSKGAIIESICGRAVNEVTEIAFAIARTSAPASEKLDQLLTAVHHHSKTTLVKEKRMHDMIVAAMQENWAIIKAHTERVVTIFEAIIREGIEAGEFKVEDSAKAARAVKTAFTPFFHPILIEHCLRHGEDNEAALREQIRFILKALGKSH, from the coding sequence ATGAATCGTCCGGTTCGAACACGAACTGATCCCGACGAGATGCGCGCGCGCATCCTGGCCGTGGCGGACGAGCAATTTCGCCGCATCGGCACCCACAAGACGTCGGTGGCCGATATCGCCTCCGAACTCGGCATGAGCACGGCAAACGTCTATCGTTTCTTCCCCTCCAAGGGTGCAATCATCGAGTCCATCTGCGGGCGGGCCGTGAACGAGGTCACCGAGATCGCCTTTGCGATCGCACGCACGAGCGCGCCGGCCTCGGAGAAACTCGATCAACTCCTGACCGCGGTTCACCACCACAGCAAGACCACACTGGTCAAGGAAAAGCGCATGCACGACATGATTGTCGCCGCCATGCAAGAGAACTGGGCGATCATCAAGGCGCATACCGAGCGGGTGGTAACGATCTTCGAGGCGATCATCCGCGAGGGCATCGAAGCGGGGGAATTCAAGGTCGAAGATTCCGCGAAAGCGGCGCGCGCGGTCAAGACCGCGTTCACGCCGTTTTTTCACCCGATTCTGATCGAGCACTGCCTTCGACACGGCGAAGATAACGAAGCTGCCCTGCGCGAGCAGATTCGCTTTATCCTGAAGGCACTGGGAAAGTCTCACTGA